TTTGGTATGAGAACGCGACTAGCGGAGCCGCCTATAGTGGATGACTGATCGATAATGCGGGCGATAAGATATCGACGGTGAGAATGTAATGACTGAGAGCGGGAGATTtgaacatattaaaaaaaatgctgcACAGTTACATAAATGCTTTACTTATGTCTTACTTgtcatttattcattaaaatcataattataatgaacGGCGTCGTACAACGACcaatagttaaaattaaatatttaaatttcagttTAATAGTTTATCCTTTGTTTTAccaaatgataattatttaagtatcttaattttaactttgcaattaatcacttttatcaatttttaatgaattattattgtttccGTACAGGGTTTTCTGCAAAGAATGCAAGAAATTGTATAATCGTTCCTATGAGCATTTTCTCTTCTCGCTTGTTCCTTTAGTTTATATTCATATTCTAGACAAATACACTTGTGGCCACACGGACAGAAAGTAACCTTCGGTATATTTGTCTGGCATATTGAGCATGGAATACTGTCATCATCTGCAACTACATCATTGAATTGCATTGCTTGCGTCGATTCGTTGATCCAAGGAGTTTTAACTGGATCATCGAGCAATTCAATTTCATTATctgtaaaacaaaattttttattattttattttatttatatttgcaaggaaattatttgaataggAGTAGTACAGAGATATTTAAGAAGGATTGTAGTCAACATCTACATTACTTACCATAGAACCTGAGATCATCTGCCAACTCTGGAACTTGAAGATTTTTCTCTATTTCTTGTTCCTGCTCCTGTTCTTCCATTGGTTGCTGCTGTTCATCATCGTCATCCTCATTAAGGTCAATTATTTCTGGTTCGTTAGGTTCTTCCTGCATATTTTCTTCAGCTGGTATCAGTAGCTCATTTTCTTGACGACGATAATCATGAAGGAGATCTACCCGGACTGATCCACTGAGGTCATCATATAAATCTGAAAATAAAGCGATtaagtaattagtaattatggtataattttgataatatttgaaaatttgtatttacatTGCTGTCTGTCTACAGAGACATCTAGTCTATTCCGCAACTCAGCCCGACTGCGCCCCACTATTGTTAAATAGTTCAACAATGTGcatctgtaaataattttttataaattaacttatttaacaatccacataaaatattttgaaaacttacCGTCCCCCCAAGAACCGATCGCACAGCACTCTCGCAGTCAGGCATAAATTATCATTGGGATGAGCTCTTCGTCGATTCCGGCTCCAATTATTGACACATTTCTGAATGTACGatgataattttt
The Microplitis mediator isolate UGA2020A chromosome 6, iyMicMedi2.1, whole genome shotgun sequence genome window above contains:
- the LOC130670510 gene encoding uncharacterized protein LOC130670510, producing MLNLSWAIPFVPIERINNAVSIISDILVAHTQDNPNYERFRIFLTQCLVPQASSVSIRTAPWQAQNLAEDVNEDLLSHFTVLHPSVYDFTKKLSSYIQKCVNNWSRNRRRAHPNDNLCLTARVLCDRFLGGRCTLLNYLTIVGRSRAELRNRLDVSVDRQQYLYDDLSGSVRVDLLHDYRRQENELLIPAEENMQEEPNEPEIIDLNEDDDDEQQQPMEEQEQEQEIEKNLQVPELADDLRFYDNEIELLDDPVKTPWINESTQAMQFNDVVADDDSIPCSICQTNIPKVTFCPCGHKCICLEYEYKLKEQARRENAHRNDYTISCILCRKPCTETIIIH